acacaGCCACTCGGATATACtgcataatatatatatttactctatagACCTTTGCGACATTAACATCATCTACAGGAGGAGGGCAGCCTCGCTCATGCTCATTCTCTTGCACTGTAGCGCCATCCAGTGCCTTTTCAGCACAGTTACAGTAGTAATAcaatcataaaaacacagcagcccGGGAAGGGACGGGGGTGAAATGAGAGGcttgggacaaaaaaaaaaaaaaaaagacactttgtACCGTTTACAATCTCCCAACAGCAATCCGTAATACTTACAATCTGCACCTTAAGAGTTTGGAAATCAGGCTGAGGGATGGAAAAGTGTCAGAAGGCAGTGGGATTTTAGTAAAGATTTTAAAGGGAAATACCACCTATTTTAGGAGTTGTCATACAGTATTCCTTTGCTCCAGGACAAGTCAGTTAGTTTTCACAAACATGCATCGCTCTGTATGAAAGCTAGAAGCTGATAGACTggaacactgatttttttttttttttttttttaaatgtcacatctTGATGAGGTTACATTCAGTCGTTGTTTTCTTGACATGCCTGCACAAGTTCTGCACAAGTTCGAGGTTATCTTCTATGATCGCTTCAGGAAAGAGCCGTCCATGTCGATGAGAATCATGTTTGCACGAGAGAGGCgtgttttatttcaaatcaCGTATACTTTACATCTCAGTTCACCATTTTGCAAACTAAGTTACAGATAACTGGAAGTATTTTTCTCCTCAGTGTCAGGACTCCCATGGGTTTCCATGCATTCAGTAATGCATGAAACTCTACTGTAAAATAATTTAGCTGTGTAATCCATTACAGTGAACATCAATTctgcattatttttttgtctatCTTACATTCTTGTTGAGTAGTAATGCAGTTATATTGCAGACTGATTTGATTACCCACCTGAAGCAAGTTTCAAATATCTTTCATACTGtacagaaatgaatggaaaccaataGCTGCCTGTTATGGTAGGAAAAAATACCCTAATATTAAAccctaaaatataaatatagccCTAACTATAACTGtgtaaaatgcattcaaaaatgtaaagtatGCATGATTTGTAATTAAAGAGCCAAGACACTAAAATAGGTGGAATTCCCAGTAAAGGGGGTTAAGATAAATACAGTTTAGGCACAGTTAGTACTAATGCTAAAATCACAGGTTTACTGTGTGgtcaccagcagcagcatccagcCGGTGCAgtagttaattattatttttttttgtttttgtttcggGAACGGTTAGGATTCACTTCCTGTGTGGCAACGAGTGCTCTTCTCTACATTCTATTACAAACAGCAGGACACTAAATAATCCATTTACAACAATAATACAACACTCTCATCATTTCATCTGGCGTGACATCTGTGGGTCTGTCAAGTtgtatgtgttgttgttgttttgttttttgttttttttttaatttccagtAGGCACAGAGTAGGTGCTGCCCCCTAGTGGGCAGGAGACTAGAACAGTGAAGAGGTGACAGGGGTCAGATAGGATGCTGGTCCCCGCCTGTGGGGATTAGCAATGTGGATGTATGGTGTTGCCTAGGCAACCACCCACTGCAGGATGCTGGTGTCTTTCCCGCCAGTGGAGAGCAGGTGACTGTCGTCGTGCAGGAAGGCAACGTTGGTCACGTGACTGCTGTGGCCACCGTACTCGTGGCTTGGAGCCTGAAATAGTGGGCAGGAAGCGACACGTTATAGCGAAGTGTATTAGTCAGATGCTGCATGACAACAGGATCAACTGTTAAGCTGCTGTACTTGGTATATGAGGTGctttaatgtctttttgtcATTCTAAATAATACTTGAAACTGTGTCTATCTGTTCCTAATGTTTTGGACTTGTGAGCACTTAAAAAGAAGCTTTGTCTACATGCACAAGTTGCATATGTCTGTGAACTGCTTGACCAAAGAATGACACCTCTTTTTCAGATTAATTTCATCTCACAACCATCCAAATTTATCTTATGAGAAACTTTGAGGGGTCCTGATCCCCAAagttgggaaacactgatcgtGACAATGAAAACTTTTGAACATCAGTATCAGTTTTTTCTGGGAGTGCAACAGTAactctgttttgtgttttaggCTCAAAATATGTGACAAACTGTGTTTAAAACAATACGAGCATGTTGTAACTATTTGCAGCTCCTGAGTTTCTGTGCTAATGGGAGCCAGCTTGTCTGAATGGACAATAAAGTTCGCAGCTTTGGTTTAAACAGCTTCAGCTGAAAACAGGACTTGAGCTTATTAAGAAAAGCTAACAGTCTAGACTTGTTTGTGAGCACAAAATAAACACTtggtagaagaaaaaaaatcccacactGAAAGCTTGTAGCTGAGTGTTTAGTTATTTCTGCTGAGCTTTCACTGTGTTTCACAGTGTGCATTAACACCTAATCAGAAGAACAGAGTGGCTGTTCAGCTCTGGAAGTGTAAAAAGTCGAGAGAGAAACTGTTGGATAGCTTCAGGTCATTAGTGTGTCAATAGAAAAACCATGtgtgcataaaaacacattaacagtGAGTAACTGTAAGTGAACCTGACTGACCCTTGGTtgagaggaggggaaggagaaCAAGTGCACTTTGCCAAAGTCATCGGCAGAAGCCAGCAGGGATCCGTCATGTGACCGGCACACGGCGTTGATGTCTGTGCCGTCTGCTCCATCTGGCCATATtcctgagagaaacagaaagaaaagggagagagtGGGGAGGAAAAGAGATGGAGAGTAAAGAGAGTCAGTAAAAGGGTGAGTAATACAGTCAAACATTAAAATTCCCTGTAGCAAAATGCCAAATCcttaaaatttaaaacagaaGACAAAACTGTCTCCTAAACATGTTCCATCCAGAAAAAAAGTGTACCCTTTTCACTGCCTCTCATCCCTTTGGTCTCTTTTCTTATAAAGAGTCACAGTCTGGCCGGCGTGGTAAACATATATCTGTTGCCATTTGGAGCAGGCAATTTTCTTCTTTACGCATTCACTGCTAATTGCTATGAGCTATCATCTAATTAACccttaaatgtaaaattacatgGTTGTGATAATTCACCTGTGGGGAAAATAGCAGCTTGTTGACCTCACAAGCACAGATGCATAAACCAACATCAAGATTCAAGAATGAACACAACagagtgtgtttttaaagacCTACCGAAGGTGTTGAAGCTCAAAGTGCAGGTGGAAGTGGCCCACTCCAGGTTGCGCATAGTGTCCATGTTGGTGACATGTTTACCACTGGATGCCTCCCctgcagaagaaataaaatgctctgtgtgctgtgcaacaagtcaaaatgtaaatgtaaactgCAGGAAGCTGCAGAAGACTTACAGAAGAGGATCTCGTAGTCTCCTGAGTTGGTGACGAGGTACTGGCTGTCGCTTGACCAGTCCAAGTGGGTGACGAAGCTGGAGTGGCCCTGGGGGGGAAGAGGGATGGAATTTGGAGAAAATGTGACCGAATTTCTCAGTGGGATTTAGTTTTTTTGGAATTTGGAAGAAGAGAGGTCAACATTTCTTTCATTACTTCATGTAAAAGTACCTGATaggttgaaaaaaaatcaacatacaataacaaaaaagctaaaaacattAGTTATGTAATAGAGTTGTACATAAAAggcccccaagtggccaaaaaatgcTGCTActgctttaaataaatatatatttttttaaattctaacTATTTTCAAAGCTTTCAGAGAGCTAATGATTGTATTGAATGATGAATTGTAAAAACAATAGTTCAGGAATGTGGTCGTGCAATTATATACATCTAATACATCATGTGCAGATCATTACTTACAGTGCATTTCCCAACACGACTATACTTTCTGCCGTTCTCCGCCACAGCGTAGATGTAAACAAAGTTGTCATGGGAAGCGACAGCCAGGAAGTTACCGTCTACAGGCACAAAAAAAGCTCAGAGTTAGCAGCGCTATTAGCAGAAAACTAGATAATAcagtattattatattataaaacatgACAGCTGACGAGGACGGGTGATGTTTTACCTGGAGAATACTTCACGTTGGAAATGATCTCGTTGCCGTCTGTGTGCATAGAAACAAGATCCCGGGTGTCAGTGTCCAGCACCAaccacctgtaacacacacacgcgcacacacacacacacacgagtcaGAAATTACGGATAAATGCCCGTCACACAgtcacagtccaaaacccaaagatattcattttaaaagtatAAGAATAAGCAGCAAATACTTGTCATTTTTGTTACACACTGACAGTATTACCTCATAACttctattaatttttaattgaccAGGTCATAgagtgtaaatgtaaatatactggCTAATAAATCTAAACAAATATGACTAATTCCTCCTACACAGTCTACAACTTCACATGGTTGTTGCTTTAGATTAGTCGTCTTCTTGCATAGAAATTGTTCCACCCGTTATGAATGGTTTTGAACCGCAACTGTGGAAACAAAACGTCTGTGACTGATGAGAGTCTGACCTTCCAGACATGGTCCCCACTGCCAGAACAGCCCCGCTGGGATGGAAACCTGCAGACCTCCCAGGATCCTGGAGCACAGGAGGGAGCGGTGATTAATTATTATTCTCTTATTAGAAATACAGAAGAATCATCTAATTGTAGCttgatgattattataacttCTCTTTAATTATCTCTTTAATTATTAGTTCTATTCTTTTAGTGTCTTTCATCCTGATGTTAAATGCTTCACATAATATCTTCATTGAACTCCTCGTCACCTCGATGGTCTTGCTCCAGAGGGGCTGATGGGAGTTGGTGTCCCACAGGTGAACCTGTCTGTCCTGGGAGCAGGTGACAAACTGCTCCATGGAGGGATGGATGTCCAGACCCCACAGCTCATCTGTGTGACCCTGTAACACAACACGTCTTATTCAATACGCCTgagactgtaaataaaataaaattatctaTGAAGAAAATTATCTATGTGTGCTCCCAAGAAAGtgtacacatgtgtgtgtgtgtgtgtgtgtgtgtacctgtacaATAGGTGTTAATGTATTAGGGAAGGCGGCTCTGATGATGGCGTTTTTGGTGGTTCCTATGAAGAGCTCTCCTGGTTTACCTTCAGCCAGAGCCCGAACAGGACCGAACGACTCGCCCAcctaggacacacacacacacacacacacacacaacacaggcTCAAAGAAAGttcacatgtttgttttaaaaagtgtttcacACATTTTATCGATGGAGCTCAATAGGACCGCGACCCCAAAGTCAAGTAGACTTATAAAACATAATGACAAGGACAAGAATAAAGAGAACATTATTACTtatgtattcattcattaagAAAACTGTTATTGTGCCCGTCTTTAAAGGCCCAAACTgcacattttaaacatatctgctGTAGATAGATTTGTATATCTAACTAAATGGTGAAAAACTCATCATAATTGAAACTGTAGGCCCAttttagtgctgtgtttacaaaaaaatgctaaaaaaaagatgaacagcatcagaaaacattaaaaacttaTCTTAGTCCTTGTATTGTACTATTCATCATACTATTCTGTATCATAAAAGATGCTATAATGACATTCAAGTCTAGCGttggtttatttgttgttgttttttccatttcaatGCATTCTGCGACACTTGCAATTTATTTATGCTGTGTAATGGTAGTCTCCAATGAGGCACACTGACATTTCTGTTTCAAAAGGTCAAATGTAATGATAGTGTTCATATATTGAATAGCAGCATCTTTCTGTCCTTAAGCCTTTAATGaacacagttcagttcagttctctCACCTCCATCTCCGCCTGTTTTCTGTAGTCGTGGTCCCACAGAACCACCCTGCGGTCCTTCCCTCCTCCAGACACCAAGGTCCCGTCCTTCaggacacaaacagagaaaatccCTCCCTCGTGGGCTCCTGACACCACCTGGCTGATTCGGTTACCACCTGTCAATCAGGACACACGGGATATCAGAGCTCAAACAGAGGACGCCCTGCCTCTGCTGGatcctgtttgttttcaggCTTTGATGAACCCAGAACCAAGCCTATCCCACCAAATTAAATGTATCTACAAGTCAAACTGCTTGTGGTTGTGTTTAACTAACTAAATTCAAAGACTTGAgagaaaaaagttattttccGTATTCAAGGATCTTTTTAGAAACAATCTTGAAATAAGATTATTGGTGCACTATTGAGGAAATGACTCTAGATCATTTGTATTGGACATATGTGACATGTTCTCAAGATTTTACAAGTCTCacaggaaaaataaattgtttaacTGGAGATCCTTTACATTTCGTTTGCTGGTCAAGAATGTAACATCGCTGCAGTAAACTTGCTGAGCAGACACTAGCAGTGACGTCAGTGGCAGCGAACCATTACATCCATACCGGTTTTAATTTTCAGTATCTTTACAGATGGCTCGCTGTGAGGGGATTTCATCTGCGGATACCTCGAAGAAAAGGTCGGGGTCAGTTTGAGGTTTTTGGATTTCTACCTTTGGCCCAGACGTAGATGTTTCCACTGGAGTCTCCTGTGATGGCGTCTCCGTTCTCAGCGAACGCCACACACAACATGTACTTTGGCTTTTCGTGTttctagagagagagagagagagagttttaaTTTAGTGAGTCAACTTAAAATATTTTGCTCAGGTAGCCTTATTTAAGATAATTAATTAGTTGTGACGACTAACTTTTAAGGCTGCTTCCATCAAAGCTGATCTGAGGTACAGTTACATTCAATGAGagtagacaaaatattagaaacaccagTATAACGCAATACAATTCAACAGtgccacaaactacagcctccaagTGACCATAAAGACTTATTACATGTAGTTTTTAAGTGTATTATTACACCATACAGTTGCTTCATAAGGTTGATGTGAGGTGGGAGAGTAGTGTGATATATTGTTGTTATCATGCCGTACCTCAAACAGGCCTTGTCTCTTAGTGAGAGTGTTTCCCTCCATCGTCCAGAAGTTGATGTGAGATTTTCCGCAAGTGACAATCAGGTTTGTGTCCATGGGATGAAACACGGCACCCAGTACTGAGTCGTTGGAGCACTGCAGACACAGGAGGCATGAAACATGTTTCCCTACCAGACTCATTTAGTCCACTGAggagataaataataataataagacaatacaataaaataaaataactgagGTCAGGCAGTTGGAAGTCTGGGTACCTTGACCTCAGCTAGTTGCTTCTCCTTCTGCCAGTTCCAGACCGACAGGATGTGATCGTTGGCGTCAtccacagcacagaggaagGTGCCTCCgttctaaagaaaaaaataaggaGTCAGATCTTCATAATTcttcaaatattaaaacacacataaatatttgATATCATCTTAGACATCAAAAAGCAAAATTGACAGTTCAAAGCTTGTATCCTTCTCCTCTGTAAACTCTGCAGGATGTGAAGCTGCTTACCGACTTGGAGAAAGCGACGCAGGTGACCGCTCTGTCAAACGTTCCCATCCCGATGACATGGAGCGTGTTGAGACTCACTGAGTCCCAGACACGAACATGAGGAGCCAGCAGCTGGACGGAGAGGAAGAAACATTCAAGTCTGTTAGCTGGACAAACTAATGtgatgcaaaaaacaaaaaaagtgggAGGACTTAAGAAGAGGAACTGATGAATGAATTAAACAACTTGGATGTTTTACATAATATTAGATAACATTAACCACTGACTTTCTGTTCTATGCGTTGTCTATGAACATTTAACGCCTCATAACAAACACTTCCTACACCAGCCGAGTTCTTTATGGGAATTTTCCATCATATAAAACACCTCTAGCCTTTTCAAAACATGCTTTAAGACAAAATCgacataaaaacactttgcAAATTCAGGCTGACTGGTTTGAGTAGATACAGTAAGGCGGCTTTAAACTGTGCCAACATGAAGCAGCGAGTGAAAAACTGAAACTCCGTAGGAGGGTGTAAGTGCGGTTTTCACGGTACCTTTCCATCTTTAGAGTTTCCAGCCACTTGccctgttgctatggtaaccATATCAGGATGCACACTCAAGCTAAGAAgaggaaaatataaatgattaattcattTCCATGACATTTGTAAGCATTAAATGGTACCTACAGTAAGAATTTTTAGGATTTGCCATCACTTTGTGCTGTTTCCATGAGACTTTGTTATGTTGTTTAAGTTTAGGACATTGATTGATCACTCTTCTGTTGTAATGACAGCAAACTTCATTTAGTTTATAGAAACACATTGTTGACACCAAACTAAACACACTAAAAAAGAAtctttaaaacataaattgCTAAATTCTATGATTATTTACTTAAGAAACTAATATTTATTACCAATCATATCATTTATATCACAATAATTCTGTGCctctaaaatataataaaggaaataaaaaaactacagcGGTTAAGACGGGAGCCTTTTCATGGCAGGAAGAGCGCGAGGACACTATGTGACGGCGTGGGAGAGGAGAACACGATTGTTTCCCTGCAGAGATGAGTAGCTTTCCCAGCATGCTCCTTGGGGgattcagtttgtttacatcCCAGTGGCTCCAGTCACAGAGCTCACTCAGGATGTCAACTAGCGCTCATTAAGAGAACCAAAAATCACATGAATGATAAACATAGTCAGCTGCATGAAGCTGTCAATGACGCATTACGCAAAAACCCAGATTGATGAGAGAAACAGAATGTGAGCAATTCGGAgcatttgtctcttttttttttttttttttttttttagatgttggAGTTCATGAGGAAGCTTCGGATGAACCGGCCAGAAACATCTCAGCTTTGGCTTTGACTGAAAAATCTAAGTACTACTGTGTGCAAAATCATTTCAGTGCATGGATACAGATGAAATACATGaagtatttatactgtattttgaaaagctgtATCACATGAGATCAGGACTCTGTTTAAACAAATGTTTCCATGTCCTGCTGTCAACTTTACTCAGTGTACTATTCTACATGTgtacggcacacacagtactgtTTCAGCACAGCCTCAGGGCATAGTGAGCAGGTTTACATGTGCACAAGAACACAGGGAAATGGGACACATGCACTGTTACTGTAAATTTGTGCATACGTGCAGCAGATGGTTAATCAGGTTTCTCCACGACCCCGACAGTATGTTATATAATCAAATACTTGGTTTTTATAAGCCTGATGCTTCTCACCATTTGACATCATCGTTGTGGCCCAAGTagtgtctctgctgctgctcctcggTGTTGTACAGAACCACCACAGAGGCGTTAAAGTAGACGATCTCTCCCGTGGGCAGCAGGTAGAGGTTGGAACGACAGTCACGACCGCGGTAGCCATACCTGGTCCACGCTTAAGTTAAGGGAACAAGATGGCTGAAGATAGGAGCATTTAATGTTCTTATTTTGGACATTATTTGATGTTCTGTAATAAATGACTCACAAGAACTGAAGCTCATTACACTTCTGGGATTTCTAGATTAtcaacaaataataaacaaaacaacaaagtggtcatacatgtatatgtgtgatGAAGAAATAAGGAAATTAAAGCTTGTATGACCAGCCTGAAGGATACACCCACTGCAGTTTGAGCTTGCGGTCAGGCAGCGCCACCTTCTGGTCGAGGCTGTAGCTCTCCCTCTGCTGGTCAGGGACGTGCATGGTGACAGGACGACCTCGGAGGAACATCCTCACATAGCCGTCCTctgggggggagagagagagagaaatggaagagaAAAGGGGAGGCGCAGCAGAAGgttaaacagagagaaaggaagagtcAGAGTCAGTTAAGAGCACTTACTCATCCTCTTTACAGCTAATTAAAAGGGCACAGTGACGGGAGGGTAGTGCCTCATGCAGTCTTAAATTAGACACACAAGatttacacacaaataaagcAAAAGTGCAAAACTTAAACTTTATatgcaaaacaaaactcttACCTGCATTAAAGGTGCATTCTTTGGATTtgctgaaacaggaaaaaaagaaacattaatgaAATGTTTCCTGTGAGACTTGATCTCAGCCCACACTATAATTGaaaatgacactaaaaagaGGGATAACGTAGGATGTTGTTTTGTGCCCGAGTGCCtcaaacattacacacacacggTGTATGGTTGTGTTGACAAAGCCCCTGagaattttttttccaaaacataaattaattattCTTTGCTCTACAAGCTCAGTTTCACATTAACTGAATAATagaaatgtctgtgtgtgtgtttctgagaaaAATATAACAAGAGTGCCATCTGTAGTATTTTATGAGCAACATGATGTACAGAGTGGGAAGACTGGCTCACAGATCGAAGGATTACGTGGGTTCTTTATTATTGGACGAGACACGCAGCTGAAGACACGGTGGAGTTTTTCTTTCATGCATAAAGAAAATGAAGTTAATATGACTGTGTACACAGGTTGATAAAGAGAACAAAGTAAACAGACGTGTCCTATTATATGTATCCAAATATGGGTGGTGACACTTATTATCAGTTAAACACACAGTGAACGTGGTGCTCAGCCACCGGTGTGACGGAGGAGGAGGTAAAGATGAGAGAGGAGTCAGATGGAGAACTACAACTAGTGTCACCTGATGTCACACAGAACAGCAAAATGCATGCAAATGAAAAAGTTAGAccttaaatgtaaaatgacaacCAGTGAGTCAGCCAGTGTGCCAACATGCATCATcagacctgtcaatcaaacccTGTATTTGCCTCATCAGTttgcagctgctgctcctctgaGTCAGCTGTCTGTCCGTCAACCAATCAGAAGTGCCCGCTGAGCGTCGCGGAGCGTGCTGACCATTCAACCTAACCCTTTCAAGATGCCGCCTAAACTGTCAGATGCTGTTATCAGGATGCTGAAGCGTTGCTTCGGCTGACAGGTGGatatcaccatggcaacggcaGTAAAAGTAAGCAGAGATAAGATAAGAGGAAACTGAAGgcttttcttttcctgctcGGCAACAGGAGAGTCTGAGATGTGCTTCCAAAGAAACACTCGGGAAAGTCAGAGGAAAGGTAGAAACTAACTGAAGCCGACAAGAATCGCTACACTGACAAAAAGGAAGAGATacataatatacaaatattacCCAACTTGTTCTCAACTGTCAGGGCAACAGACTGtaacaaagcaaaataataataataataaatgagtggagaaataTAAGAACTGCAAATGCTTCCATTTCAGAAATAATGAGCCCTATGTGCACTGTGTCATAGTACAGTTACATAAACTGAGGATAGATGCAGTAAACTATGAAGTGTAAATGTACCCTGTGGACATTTTAACCACTTGTAGTGCTATAGAGAAGTGTGTGTACAAGTGCgttcctgttttgtttgcacATGGACGAAGCAATTGACATTCCTGCAGCTAATTTCAAACTGTTTTGCTGATTGACAGTTGGTGTCGAtaatgcacaaacaaacaaagcaatgtACCTGCTACGGCAGTGAAGAAGACGACTGCTAGCAAGTAAACACGGTTGTAAACAAATCATAATCTACAGTATTCAACGACAACAAGAATTTGCTCTACAAATGTTTTACGAGGAAATAAATGCATTCGACATGTTTGTTAGATACACACAATATGTTTTACcgagaaacactgaatgtaaatatgACTTTTcgtttacaagaaaactccacactgcacctttaagcaCCAGGATGAGCCATGTGTCTCGACTTGTCCTGACATTTGTTTAACAGGGAGGTAACTGGAAAAGGTCACACAGCACTGAGACATCTCAGTGTCGCTGAGTCAAAAAGTAAAATGTCTTCATAAAATTATGTTTCGTTTTAATAAAGCAGGTTAGCCACAACATGTTTTACAGATCAACAAGGAACAGGggtaaaagaaaagagaacacGTATCAGAAAGCATGTAAATgagatttgtgtgtttgaacatAATATGTTGCATTGAAGAAGATTAAACGACTGCAGAGCAACCAGGCGACTGATCTGAGGACCTGTCTGatgtctgttgtgtttctggACAGCTGGAGG
This is a stretch of genomic DNA from Thunnus albacares chromosome 6, fThuAlb1.1, whole genome shotgun sequence. It encodes these proteins:
- the eml2 gene encoding echinoderm microtubule-associated protein-like 2 isoform X1, whose translation is MSERIASCGSLYDSTNLLLQYCNNDDTVSASSNMDMEDRVSHLEQRLQLQEDEIQLLKAALADALRRLGYCEEQNLGPQPGGVHAAGRRPLATTASAQPTKVRQLLQALPSRPLSNGYAQQKRLLSSPSSPKKEVLQSIKRKSMSTERLTLVRREMGAESRSRTTSSSSSSGGKSKSKECTFNAEDGYVRMFLRGRPVTMHVPDQQRESYSLDQKVALPDRKLKLQWVYGYRGRDCRSNLYLLPTGEIVYFNASVVVLYNTEEQQQRHYLGHNDDVKCLSVHPDMVTIATGQVAGNSKDGKLLAPHVRVWDSVSLNTLHVIGMGTFDRAVTCVAFSKSNGGTFLCAVDDANDHILSVWNWQKEKQLAEVKCSNDSVLGAVFHPMDTNLIVTCGKSHINFWTMEGNTLTKRQGLFEKHEKPKYMLCVAFAENGDAITGDSSGNIYVWAKGGNRISQVVSGAHEGGIFSVCVLKDGTLVSGGGKDRRVVLWDHDYRKQAEMEVGESFGPVRALAEGKPGELFIGTTKNAIIRAAFPNTLTPIVQGHTDELWGLDIHPSMEQFVTCSQDRQVHLWDTNSHQPLWSKTIEDPGRSAGFHPSGAVLAVGTMSGRWLVLDTDTRDLVSMHTDGNEIISNVKYSPDGNFLAVASHDNFVYIYAVAENGRKYSRVGKCTGHSSFVTHLDWSSDSQYLVTNSGDYEILFWEASSGKHVTNMDTMRNLEWATSTCTLSFNTFGIWPDGADGTDINAVCRSHDGSLLASADDFGKVHLFSFPSSQPRAPSHEYGGHSSHVTNVAFLHDDSHLLSTGGKDTSILQWVVA
- the eml2 gene encoding echinoderm microtubule-associated protein-like 2 isoform X3; the encoded protein is MDMEDRVSHLEQRLQLQEDEIQLLKAALADALRRLGYCEEQNLGPQPGGVHAAGRRPLATTASAQPTKVRQLLQALPSRPLSNGYAQQKRLLSSPSSPKKEVLQSIKRKSMSTERLTLVRREMGAESRSRTTSSSSSSGGKSKSKECTFNAEDGYVRMFLRGRPVTMHVPDQQRESYSLDQKVALPDRKLKLQWVYGYRGRDCRSNLYLLPTGEIVYFNASVVVLYNTEEQQQRHYLGHNDDVKCLSVHPDMVTIATGQVAGNSKDGKLLAPHVRVWDSVSLNTLHVIGMGTFDRAVTCVAFSKSNGGTFLCAVDDANDHILSVWNWQKEKQLAEVKCSNDSVLGAVFHPMDTNLIVTCGKSHINFWTMEGNTLTKRQGLFEKHEKPKYMLCVAFAENGDAITGDSSGNIYVWAKGGNRISQVVSGAHEGGIFSVCVLKDGTLVSGGGKDRRVVLWDHDYRKQAEMEVGESFGPVRALAEGKPGELFIGTTKNAIIRAAFPNTLTPIVQGHTDELWGLDIHPSMEQFVTCSQDRQVHLWDTNSHQPLWSKTIEDPGRSAGFHPSGAVLAVGTMSGRWLVLDTDTRDLVSMHTDGNEIISNVKYSPDGNFLAVASHDNFVYIYAVAENGRKYSRVGKCTGHSSFVTHLDWSSDSQYLVTNSGDYEILFWEASSGKHVTNMDTMRNLEWATSTCTLSFNTFGIWPDGADGTDINAVCRSHDGSLLASADDFGKVHLFSFPSSQPRAPSHEYGGHSSHVTNVAFLHDDSHLLSTGGKDTSILQWVVA
- the eml2 gene encoding echinoderm microtubule-associated protein-like 2 isoform X2, with amino-acid sequence MTDDTVSASSNMDMEDRVSHLEQRLQLQEDEIQLLKAALADALRRLGYCEEQNLGPQPGGVHAAGRRPLATTASAQPTKVRQLLQALPSRPLSNGYAQQKRLLSSPSSPKKEVLQSIKRKSMSTERLTLVRREMGAESRSRTTSSSSSSGGKSKSKECTFNAEDGYVRMFLRGRPVTMHVPDQQRESYSLDQKVALPDRKLKLQWVYGYRGRDCRSNLYLLPTGEIVYFNASVVVLYNTEEQQQRHYLGHNDDVKCLSVHPDMVTIATGQVAGNSKDGKLLAPHVRVWDSVSLNTLHVIGMGTFDRAVTCVAFSKSNGGTFLCAVDDANDHILSVWNWQKEKQLAEVKCSNDSVLGAVFHPMDTNLIVTCGKSHINFWTMEGNTLTKRQGLFEKHEKPKYMLCVAFAENGDAITGDSSGNIYVWAKGGNRISQVVSGAHEGGIFSVCVLKDGTLVSGGGKDRRVVLWDHDYRKQAEMEVGESFGPVRALAEGKPGELFIGTTKNAIIRAAFPNTLTPIVQGHTDELWGLDIHPSMEQFVTCSQDRQVHLWDTNSHQPLWSKTIEDPGRSAGFHPSGAVLAVGTMSGRWLVLDTDTRDLVSMHTDGNEIISNVKYSPDGNFLAVASHDNFVYIYAVAENGRKYSRVGKCTGHSSFVTHLDWSSDSQYLVTNSGDYEILFWEASSGKHVTNMDTMRNLEWATSTCTLSFNTFGIWPDGADGTDINAVCRSHDGSLLASADDFGKVHLFSFPSSQPRAPSHEYGGHSSHVTNVAFLHDDSHLLSTGGKDTSILQWVVA
- the eml2 gene encoding echinoderm microtubule-associated protein-like 2 isoform X4, with the translated sequence MKRSSSKSKECTFNAEDGYVRMFLRGRPVTMHVPDQQRESYSLDQKVALPDRKLKLQWVYGYRGRDCRSNLYLLPTGEIVYFNASVVVLYNTEEQQQRHYLGHNDDVKCLSVHPDMVTIATGQVAGNSKDGKLLAPHVRVWDSVSLNTLHVIGMGTFDRAVTCVAFSKSNGGTFLCAVDDANDHILSVWNWQKEKQLAEVKCSNDSVLGAVFHPMDTNLIVTCGKSHINFWTMEGNTLTKRQGLFEKHEKPKYMLCVAFAENGDAITGDSSGNIYVWAKGGNRISQVVSGAHEGGIFSVCVLKDGTLVSGGGKDRRVVLWDHDYRKQAEMEVGESFGPVRALAEGKPGELFIGTTKNAIIRAAFPNTLTPIVQGHTDELWGLDIHPSMEQFVTCSQDRQVHLWDTNSHQPLWSKTIEDPGRSAGFHPSGAVLAVGTMSGRWLVLDTDTRDLVSMHTDGNEIISNVKYSPDGNFLAVASHDNFVYIYAVAENGRKYSRVGKCTGHSSFVTHLDWSSDSQYLVTNSGDYEILFWEASSGKHVTNMDTMRNLEWATSTCTLSFNTFGIWPDGADGTDINAVCRSHDGSLLASADDFGKVHLFSFPSSQPRAPSHEYGGHSSHVTNVAFLHDDSHLLSTGGKDTSILQWVVA